One genomic segment of Apostichopus japonicus isolate 1M-3 chromosome 23, ASM3797524v1, whole genome shotgun sequence includes these proteins:
- the LOC139964549 gene encoding 5-hydroxytryptamine receptor 4-like: MANLNGWVIVEMIYLGVLCVVGTLGNLLVILAVLTTPSLRQRPNFFIVVLAICDLVTSAVSIPFYILTLGYGDWPFHDSWCVFLAYVTLWSLGWSVTTLALIAGNRYLSITRPKYRYNKLCNNLSLAISSSGQLMLGMVMIMLPPFLGVGSLGFNPVLGHCSYVYDNFTDWIYVLVLFLSGVISTALVLPCYYAMTFYIVRRSRLNISNSRQRSLSSSNLNQGAPRDRTRFAISRDEIRLTKKLVLLFVVFLFCWLPYSIVVFLDSDLSVSIPAQRITNLLLWSNSGINPFLYAWMMQRFRLAYKRLLRCRGFKRCRQVSGNEGSILNRSEQRSTPETLNQRSIWI; the protein is encoded by the coding sequence ATGGCTAATTTGAATGGCTGGGTGATTGTGGAAATGATATACTTGGGTGTTTTGTGTGTTGTTGGCACCTTAGGAAACCTACTGGTCATCTTAGCAGTATTGACCACACCATCCTTGAGACAGAGGCCGAACTTTTTCATTGTGGTCTTAGCGATCTGCGATCTGGTCACGTCTGCTGTATCGATTCCGTTCTATATTTTGACGTTGGGATACGGGGACTGGCCTTTCCACGACTCTTGGTGTGTGTTCCTAGCATACGTGACGCTGTGGTCCCTGGGATGGTCCGTCACGACGCTCGCTCTAATAGCAGGGAATAGATACCTGAGTATAACACGGCCAAAGTATCGCTACAACAAACTCTGTAACAATCTGAGTCTTGCCATATCGTCCTCTGGACAATTGATGCTAGGTATGGTCATGATAATGCTTCCTCCGTTTCTTGGAGTCGGATCCCTGGGGTTCAACCCGGTCCTAGGACATTGCTCCTACGTCTATGACAATTTCACGGATTGGATCTACGTTCTGGTCCTGTTCTTGAGTGGGGTCATCTCCACAGCTTTGGTCCTACCTTGCTATTACGCTATGACCTTCTACATAGTGAGGAGAAGCCGTTTAAATATCAGTAACAGTCGACAGAGGTCGCTCTCCTCGTCGAATCTAAACCAGGGAGCGCCGAGGGACAGGACGAGGTTCGCGATCAGTCGAGACGAGATCCGATTGACCAAGAAACTGGTCTTACTCTTTGTGGTCTTTCTCTTCTGTTGGCTGCCCTACTCCATCGTGGTCTTCTTGGACAGCGATCTGTCTGTGTCCATCCCGGCGCAGCGAATAACCAATCTACTCCTGTGGAGTAACTCAGGAATTAATCCATTCCTCTACGCGTGGATGATGCAACGGTTCCGATTGGCATATAAACGACTGTTGAGATGTAGAGGTTTTAAAAGATGTAGACAGGTCTCGGGGAATGAGGGCAGTATTCTAAATAGAAGTGAGCAAAGGAGTACTCCTGAAACGTTGAATCAACGATCCATTTGGATTTAG